A stretch of Paenibacillus sp. URB8-2 DNA encodes these proteins:
- a CDS encoding zeta toxin family protein — translation MPEPKATMFVFAGNNGSGKSTIRNLIIDRIEVSVNIDPDALARRINPTQPETARVSAGKEAIRLARECIHNHRDFSVETTLSGGYAIRLMKEAKLKQFEITMFYIGLGDPNLNIERVASRVRNGGHHIPTKDILHRHQSSMQNLLPHLDLLNDLIVIDNSALDGQIVLESNNGRLKYQHSNLLIGLPLFEIS, via the coding sequence ATGCCTGAACCCAAGGCAACGATGTTTGTTTTTGCGGGTAATAATGGCAGCGGTAAAAGTACAATTCGAAATTTGATCATTGATCGAATAGAAGTCAGTGTCAATATTGATCCAGATGCCTTAGCTCGGCGGATCAATCCGACACAACCTGAAACGGCACGTGTATCCGCCGGGAAAGAAGCCATTCGGTTAGCTCGTGAGTGCATACACAATCACCGGGATTTTTCAGTTGAAACGACCTTGTCCGGTGGATACGCGATTCGCCTCATGAAGGAAGCCAAACTTAAGCAGTTTGAAATTACAATGTTTTATATTGGCCTTGGAGATCCGAATTTGAATATTGAGCGTGTTGCCAGCCGGGTTCGTAATGGAGGACATCATATTCCTACCAAGGACATTTTACATCGTCATCAATCCTCTATGCAGAATCTGCTTCCTCATTTAGATCTGCTGAATGACTTAATTGTTATAGATAACAGTGCATTAGATGGACAGATCGTTCTTGAATCCAATAATGGCAGATTGAAATATCAACATTCCAACTTACTGATTGGGTTACCCCTATTCGAAATCAGTTGA
- a CDS encoding helix-turn-helix transcriptional regulator, producing the protein MPEKIIRIFNIINAIQANPGISATDLAFKCDVDVRTIYRDLRLLDTFAPITNTGKGTGYRFMGKFFMYPLNFSEQEALVFSLLPSMVDEDKLPPGFHTAYDKVMSTHHKEKSKQNSIIEDITNIIQMGTPAYRKESPNFLQPIIQAILEQKTIETVYHTQYRNETTERKIDPYYLVPRDQRFYLIGFCHTKQDIRTFRISRFLKVDPTTQTFDKSEFNIKKYLKNTWSIEQGEKNITFKVRFNAEVARYIKEEELFVHPRMKDLKDGSMIFEVTVNNENEFIRWILQYGPAAEILEPASVRETLKGQLAQWTEMYK; encoded by the coding sequence ATGCCTGAGAAAATTATACGTATCTTTAATATCATTAATGCGATCCAAGCGAATCCTGGTATATCCGCAACGGATCTAGCCTTTAAGTGTGATGTAGATGTAAGGACGATTTACCGTGATCTAAGGCTGCTGGATACTTTTGCTCCCATAACTAATACAGGCAAAGGAACTGGCTACCGGTTTATGGGCAAGTTCTTTATGTATCCACTTAATTTTTCAGAACAAGAAGCACTGGTATTCTCTCTTCTACCCTCAATGGTGGATGAAGACAAACTCCCTCCCGGATTCCATACAGCATACGATAAAGTGATGTCCACACACCACAAAGAAAAATCCAAGCAAAACAGTATCATTGAGGACATCACTAATATTATTCAGATGGGTACACCAGCTTACCGTAAAGAAAGCCCCAATTTTCTGCAACCGATTATTCAGGCTATTCTAGAGCAAAAAACGATTGAGACTGTTTATCATACCCAGTATCGGAATGAAACTACGGAGCGCAAAATTGATCCTTATTACCTAGTCCCACGTGATCAACGATTCTATTTAATCGGATTCTGCCATACCAAGCAGGACATTCGGACGTTTCGAATCAGCCGTTTTCTGAAAGTGGATCCTACGACTCAAACGTTCGACAAGAGTGAATTTAATATCAAAAAGTATCTCAAGAACACGTGGTCGATTGAACAGGGCGAAAAAAACATTACTTTTAAAGTACGGTTTAATGCTGAGGTTGCCAGGTACATTAAGGAGGAAGAATTGTTCGTTCATCCACGAATGAAGGATCTTAAAGACGGCAGTATGATTTTTGAGGTGACCGTAAATAACGAAAATGAGTTTATAAGGTGGATTCTGCAGTATGGACCTGCCGCTGAAATATTAGAGCCTGCTTCTGTACGTGAAACCTTAAAAGGCCAGTTGGCGCAATGGACAGAGATGTATAAATAA
- a CDS encoding PD-(D/E)XK nuclease family protein codes for MNYNWFADLYEICNNDPFCRKILLVDHYDQGEQWLTRITKEHGPLLGVVTETLRSLVVKRTKPELVKRGLRLLNSKQTFWVVQNLMVDMAERQDKYIPAEMITPGIVQSFHHAIEELRGAGICASELSISVFEHVQKGLYITELLTLYEDWLEQNHFTDFAGLLDYIPEANKAANNHLFIHRDMEKFSFVEKEMLRRIAGDRLLILPQDGSFPSSPQNGDHFDVRLYHATGTLAEVREAFRRICNQDHSFDQVEIVVCNYEAYSEAIYTLSQALDIPCTFSKGLPVTYTKVGKASLAYLEWLECNYDVECLLKALRHDYMSFHHFGDSVDKANLILALEQSGIGWGRQRYSMLEAAGNAELRGRHTEAIRLLDRAFKGLFQKLPDSGQVTWTPLVILHALIDFLEKYTVPSSDADSLVVAELIDQMKLLEVVSPRALSSESALRYVKDMVEGIRIFGGGPASGKLHISSLQDGGVSGRNQTYILGMSNEAWSLQLRQDPVLLDMERRSLEGLLLSTERTEHIIRERETRLGLLSGRVTLSYSSYDPAEQKEIIPAFVLLQAARIVTGDSQMDLTGLGQVLGKPVGYMSSDPIKEHLLDGTDRWLGRFYTEGKLQDGLSTLRQSFPFTANLDQAEMRISEGTLSEYEGMLSTDTFTVSYLNNPETYLSVTQLERYAECPKRFFFSQVLKLRAKETADFDRSRWLDAASKGSLLHSIFYHYLKEMSAGSINEDRLKHDEYRLQEITEQVIREYEAMVPPPTPHIFHKECDSVRRDVAIFYQMERKSEGRPRFFELELTLDGQPMSVRLDNGIVIRMKGFVDRVDEIRPHKYKIYDYKTGSPAKYDENEYFSQGTQLQHALYAVAVEQWLKDSGIDTEARVVESAYYFPTERGKGNEVSRVQNKTAELSELVEHLLASMESGTFAATTESKRCSYCDYGAVCRNESERTKEKWDLALNTPLLHHIKEVERFG; via the coding sequence TTGAACTATAATTGGTTTGCGGATTTGTATGAAATATGCAATAACGATCCATTTTGTAGAAAGATCCTCCTTGTGGATCATTATGATCAGGGTGAACAATGGCTGACCCGGATAACAAAGGAACACGGACCTCTTCTAGGTGTGGTAACAGAAACGTTAAGGTCTCTCGTTGTGAAGCGGACAAAACCGGAACTGGTAAAACGAGGGCTTCGTCTTTTAAATAGTAAACAGACGTTCTGGGTTGTCCAGAATCTTATGGTTGATATGGCAGAGCGTCAAGATAAGTACATACCAGCCGAGATGATTACCCCTGGTATCGTTCAAAGCTTTCACCATGCGATTGAGGAACTCCGAGGGGCGGGTATTTGCGCTTCAGAGCTTTCTATTTCTGTTTTTGAACATGTGCAAAAAGGTCTCTACATCACTGAGCTGCTCACTTTATATGAGGACTGGTTAGAACAGAATCACTTTACTGATTTTGCAGGTCTGCTTGATTACATACCGGAAGCTAATAAAGCAGCAAATAACCATCTCTTCATCCATAGAGACATGGAGAAGTTCTCTTTTGTGGAGAAAGAAATGCTAAGGCGCATCGCCGGAGATAGACTTCTCATTCTTCCGCAAGATGGTTCTTTCCCATCATCCCCACAGAACGGAGATCATTTTGATGTTCGGTTGTACCATGCCACAGGAACTTTAGCTGAGGTTCGTGAAGCATTCCGACGTATCTGCAATCAGGATCATTCCTTCGATCAAGTAGAGATCGTTGTTTGTAATTATGAGGCTTATAGTGAAGCGATATATACGCTCAGCCAAGCTCTCGATATTCCTTGTACATTTTCAAAAGGTCTACCCGTCACTTATACAAAGGTTGGAAAGGCTTCGCTGGCTTATCTCGAATGGCTGGAATGCAACTACGATGTAGAGTGCTTACTTAAGGCTCTCCGACACGATTATATGTCATTTCATCATTTTGGAGACTCCGTAGATAAGGCTAATCTCATACTTGCTTTGGAGCAAAGCGGAATTGGATGGGGAAGACAACGTTATTCCATGTTAGAGGCTGCAGGTAATGCTGAGTTAAGGGGAAGACACACTGAAGCGATCAGGTTGTTAGACCGGGCTTTTAAAGGACTGTTTCAAAAACTGCCTGATTCGGGTCAAGTGACGTGGACTCCTTTGGTGATCTTGCACGCATTGATAGATTTTCTTGAAAAGTACACCGTTCCATCCAGTGATGCTGACTCACTTGTTGTCGCTGAACTGATCGATCAAATGAAGCTGCTGGAGGTTGTTTCTCCTCGTGCGCTGTCCAGCGAGAGCGCGCTGCGTTATGTGAAAGACATGGTAGAGGGTATTCGTATCTTTGGTGGCGGACCAGCTAGCGGAAAGCTACATATATCTTCTCTTCAAGATGGCGGCGTATCGGGAAGAAATCAGACGTACATCTTGGGCATGAGTAATGAGGCTTGGTCATTACAGCTCCGGCAGGATCCTGTATTACTGGATATGGAACGCAGGAGTTTGGAGGGGTTACTCCTATCTACTGAGCGGACAGAGCATATTATTCGTGAACGCGAGACCCGATTAGGGTTGCTTTCAGGACGAGTGACGCTAAGCTATTCCAGTTATGATCCGGCAGAACAGAAAGAAATCATTCCGGCTTTTGTGTTATTACAGGCTGCTAGAATCGTAACGGGCGATTCCCAGATGGATCTGACAGGACTAGGACAGGTACTCGGTAAACCGGTTGGCTATATGTCGAGTGACCCGATAAAAGAGCATCTGTTGGATGGGACGGATCGTTGGCTAGGACGGTTCTACACTGAGGGGAAACTGCAAGATGGACTTTCCACACTACGCCAATCCTTTCCATTCACCGCTAATTTGGATCAAGCAGAAATGCGAATTAGCGAGGGAACCCTATCAGAATATGAGGGAATGCTCTCGACGGATACATTTACGGTTAGTTATCTAAACAATCCTGAGACGTATCTTAGTGTGACGCAGCTCGAACGATATGCGGAATGTCCCAAGAGGTTTTTCTTTTCTCAAGTACTGAAACTTAGGGCAAAGGAGACTGCTGATTTCGATCGGTCCCGGTGGCTGGATGCGGCTAGCAAAGGCAGCTTGCTTCACAGTATCTTTTACCACTATCTGAAAGAGATGTCTGCAGGTTCAATAAATGAGGATAGGCTTAAACATGATGAATACAGACTTCAGGAAATCACAGAGCAGGTCATCCGTGAGTATGAAGCGATGGTGCCGCCGCCAACTCCACATATCTTTCATAAAGAATGTGATTCGGTGCGGCGTGATGTCGCCATTTTTTATCAAATGGAGCGGAAATCCGAGGGACGGCCACGTTTTTTTGAGCTCGAATTGACCCTAGACGGACAACCCATGAGTGTTAGACTGGACAATGGTATTGTGATCAGAATGAAGGGATTTGTGGACAGGGTAGATGAGATCAGACCACACAAGTACAAAATTTATGATTACAAGACTGGCAGCCCGGCGAAGTATGACGAGAACGAGTATTTCTCACAGGGTACGCAGCTGCAGCATGCGTTGTATGCTGTTGCGGTTGAACAGTGGCTTAAGGATAGCGGTATTGATACGGAGGCACGTGTTGTAGAGTCGGCCTATTATTTTCCAACGGAACGAGGCAAGGGAAACGAGGTATCCCGGGTTCAAAATAAGACTGCGGAGCTTTCGGAGCTGGTGGAACATCTATTAGCATCAATGGAGTCAGGAACGTTTGCTGCAACGACAGAGTCGAAACGATGCTCCTATTGCGATTACGGGGCGGTATGCAGGAATGAATCAGAACGTACAAAGGAAAAATGGGACTTAGCCCTAAATACTCCACTGCTTCACCATATCAAGGAGGTAGAGCGTTTTGGTTGA
- a CDS encoding UvrD-helicase domain-containing protein, with protein MVDDQTARERILEVLDRTLMVEAGAGSGKTTSLVGRMIALIKSGSAGAEQIAAITFTRKAADELKSRFRLELERQIRKAIEPEQALLQQALKEIDRCYIGTIHSFCGRLLRERPIEARLDPMFREIEEDEANLLRDQCWDEYLVSLIENGQENIMAGLASLQVNVEDLHQVYKRVCDYTDVHIETVDSPRPNFDLIRCSLPKMIEEAGRYIPTQKPEQGWDTLQTLVRDGKRMLDLHGLDDDMRMLQLALMFDRKIDATLKRWTDTAMAKEYKGMFQEWQSRVLFPFLCAWREHLYPQLIDFVRPAVDYGSHKRNELGVLDFQDLLMRATALLREHEHVRRFFAARYTRLFIDEFQDTDPIQAELMFLLTGDDPGEANWRRITPKPGSLFIVGDPKQSIYRFRRADISTYNWVKNKISTCGEVLQLSANFRSIHHLGQFTNDEFNTRFPETESEHQAAFVHMDTRTANPENGIQHGVYTMTHAKMAGGQAAIAEADADRAARYIAWACSGQLKIQEKQPGSDGGFLVRDASPSDFLVLLKRKDFLHIYAAKLDQYGVPSVTAGSSAIYEEIDALAVLASCLNDPGDLVSLLAVLKGMLFCVSDNALFHYKMEGFPINYTTLPNQAEVGEIAYPVYEALVRLAEYTAMIRRLPAISALLYIIEDLGMIPLAAVRQTGRARAGTLIKLLHLLHKDSLVAANWPELSLYLMRVVKEAKLECGDLFAGEQDAVRIMNLHKAKGLEAPVVLLACPCGESDHDATEHVDRMGDSSRGYFSITRRRGYQEDVIAHPPGWEGLAERERLYMNAEKERLLYVAATRAKQLMIISRYPDRPAIDPWSSFDTGIQEDRELDDLEVMTEVPSRYEGVHDETADENNGRQWRSRLAQPTYQTASVTKLVKTRAVQPPRPLAGRGMAFGSVVHRCIELLGSGAESEQMELHIRMIAEEEGMNEALIPDVHAMLEEVVNHPLWRRALVAKRWIHELPLRTVRTDLELDLESEASTAGSTAKALYLKGVIDFLFEEEDGWVIIDFKTDVYEERQQAAFVEFYRPQVGAYREELERAFGMTVKEMGLYFLHGGEYVVLE; from the coding sequence TTGGTTGATGATCAGACGGCCAGAGAGCGAATTCTAGAGGTACTAGACCGGACATTGATGGTGGAAGCAGGGGCAGGATCAGGGAAGACGACATCACTCGTTGGCCGGATGATTGCATTGATTAAGTCAGGGAGCGCCGGGGCCGAGCAGATTGCAGCCATTACTTTCACGCGGAAAGCAGCGGATGAACTGAAGAGCCGGTTCAGACTGGAGCTGGAGCGGCAGATCCGTAAGGCGATAGAGCCAGAGCAGGCACTGCTGCAGCAGGCTTTAAAGGAGATCGATCGGTGCTACATTGGCACGATTCATTCTTTTTGTGGCAGACTGCTTAGGGAGAGACCGATTGAGGCGAGACTGGATCCTATGTTCCGTGAAATTGAAGAAGATGAAGCGAACTTGCTGCGGGATCAATGCTGGGATGAGTATCTAGTGAGTTTGATCGAGAACGGTCAGGAAAATATTATGGCGGGCCTTGCGTCCCTGCAAGTGAATGTGGAGGATCTGCATCAGGTGTACAAACGGGTATGTGACTACACAGACGTACATATTGAGACGGTTGACTCTCCAAGACCTAACTTTGACCTTATTCGATGTTCTCTGCCCAAGATGATAGAAGAAGCAGGTCGTTATATTCCAACACAGAAACCAGAGCAAGGCTGGGATACGCTGCAGACACTGGTTCGTGATGGCAAGAGAATGTTGGATTTACATGGGCTTGATGATGATATGCGAATGCTGCAGCTCGCACTGATGTTCGATCGGAAAATCGATGCTACCTTGAAGAGGTGGACAGATACTGCTATGGCCAAGGAATATAAAGGTATGTTCCAGGAGTGGCAAAGCCGTGTCTTGTTTCCCTTTCTTTGTGCTTGGCGGGAGCATCTATATCCGCAGTTGATTGATTTTGTCAGACCAGCTGTTGATTATGGCTCACACAAGCGAAACGAACTAGGCGTTCTAGACTTTCAGGATCTACTGATGCGGGCAACAGCGTTACTCCGTGAGCATGAGCATGTACGGCGTTTTTTTGCTGCTCGTTATACACGTCTGTTCATAGATGAATTTCAGGACACGGATCCCATTCAGGCAGAGCTCATGTTTCTGCTGACAGGTGATGACCCAGGAGAAGCGAATTGGAGACGGATTACACCTAAACCGGGATCCTTATTTATTGTTGGAGATCCTAAACAGTCGATCTATCGGTTTCGCCGCGCGGATATTTCTACCTATAATTGGGTCAAGAACAAGATCAGTACCTGTGGTGAGGTCCTTCAGCTAAGTGCTAATTTTCGGTCTATTCACCATCTTGGTCAATTCACTAATGATGAATTTAATACCCGGTTTCCAGAGACTGAGTCTGAACATCAGGCGGCTTTTGTACATATGGATACACGAACAGCTAATCCGGAGAATGGTATACAGCATGGAGTCTACACGATGACTCATGCGAAAATGGCTGGAGGTCAGGCAGCGATTGCCGAAGCAGATGCAGATCGGGCCGCTCGTTATATTGCATGGGCTTGCAGTGGTCAATTGAAGATTCAGGAGAAGCAGCCGGGAAGTGACGGTGGTTTCCTTGTAAGGGACGCATCACCGAGTGATTTCCTGGTACTCCTGAAACGAAAAGATTTCTTACACATCTACGCTGCAAAGCTGGATCAATACGGAGTTCCCTCTGTTACGGCTGGGAGTTCGGCGATATACGAAGAAATAGATGCGCTTGCTGTGCTTGCAAGTTGTCTTAACGACCCCGGAGATCTGGTATCCCTGTTAGCTGTGCTGAAGGGTATGTTATTTTGTGTTAGTGATAATGCACTCTTCCATTATAAGATGGAGGGGTTCCCGATTAACTATACTACTTTACCGAATCAGGCAGAGGTCGGGGAAATAGCTTATCCAGTATATGAAGCGCTGGTACGACTCGCTGAATACACGGCTATGATTAGGAGGTTGCCGGCAATATCGGCACTGTTATATATAATAGAGGATCTAGGGATGATTCCTCTCGCAGCAGTTCGTCAGACCGGCCGGGCGCGTGCCGGAACATTGATCAAGCTGCTGCATCTGCTGCACAAGGACAGCCTAGTTGCAGCAAATTGGCCGGAACTGAGCTTGTATCTAATGCGGGTCGTAAAAGAAGCGAAGCTAGAGTGCGGAGATCTGTTCGCAGGTGAGCAGGATGCTGTTCGCATCATGAACCTTCATAAGGCCAAAGGGCTTGAGGCACCAGTGGTACTTTTAGCTTGTCCCTGCGGGGAGTCTGACCACGATGCCACAGAGCATGTGGACCGGATGGGGGATTCCTCTCGCGGATACTTCAGTATCACGCGGCGAAGAGGATATCAAGAGGATGTGATCGCCCATCCACCAGGGTGGGAGGGACTCGCCGAACGAGAGCGATTGTACATGAATGCTGAAAAGGAGCGGCTGCTGTATGTCGCCGCTACTCGCGCAAAGCAGCTTATGATCATTAGCCGATATCCGGACCGTCCAGCCATCGATCCCTGGAGCAGCTTCGATACTGGGATTCAGGAAGATAGAGAGCTGGATGATCTTGAGGTTATGACTGAGGTGCCTTCACGTTACGAAGGGGTACATGATGAAACGGCAGATGAAAATAATGGCCGTCAGTGGCGAAGCCGGCTGGCACAGCCGACGTACCAGACAGCATCGGTAACGAAACTAGTCAAGACCAGAGCTGTCCAGCCCCCTAGGCCGCTTGCGGGAAGAGGTATGGCATTCGGCAGCGTGGTTCATCGCTGCATTGAGCTGCTTGGGAGTGGCGCTGAATCCGAGCAGATGGAGCTGCACATCAGGATGATTGCCGAAGAAGAGGGTATGAATGAAGCATTGATCCCGGACGTGCATGCGATGCTGGAGGAAGTGGTGAATCATCCGCTGTGGCGACGTGCGCTGGTGGCGAAGCGGTGGATTCATGAGCTTCCGCTACGTACGGTGAGGACGGATCTAGAACTGGATCTGGAGAGCGAAGCTTCGACAGCAGGTTCAACAGCAAAGGCCCTGTATTTGAAAGGCGTTATTGACTTCCTCTTTGAAGAGGAGGACGGCTGGGTGATTATTGATTTTAAAACGGATGTGTATGAAGAAAGGCAGCAGGCAGCATTTGTGGAATTTTATCGGCCGCAGGTGGGGGCTTATCGGGAAGAGTTGGAGAGGGCGTTTGGGATGACGGTGAAAGAGATGGGGCTTTATTTTTTGCATGGGGGTGAGTATGTTGTTCTAGAGTAG
- a CDS encoding anti-phage-associated DUF499 domain-containing protein produces the protein MRTIKSACQLQPKALEINVGDQIEQLDQIIHDTNGQDYFKKTFITDGMKILLSKGMARLAGKSNDTVFHLKQAMGGGKTHLMVGFGLLAKDSALRETKIGSIPYQSDFDAAKIAAFNGRNNPHTYFWGEIARQLGKEGLFREYWESGAKAPDEQSWIKLFEGEEPILILLDEMPPYFHYYSTQVLGHGTIADVITRAFSNMLTAAQKKKNVCIVVSDLEAAYDTGGKLIQRALDDATQELGRAEVSITPVNLESNEIYQILRKRLFLSLPEESEIAEIASVYASRLAEAAKAKTVERSAEALANDIESTYPFHPSFKSIVALFKENEKFKQTRGLMELVSRLLKSVWESSYDVYLIGAQHFDLSIHDVREKLADISEMRDVIARDLWDSTDSAHAQIIDINSGNHYAKQVGTLLLTASLSTAVNSVKGLTQSEMLECLIDPNHQGSGFLTVFNELQKSAWYLHQTQEGRNYFSHQENLTKKLQGYADKAPQNKVDELIRHRLEEMYKPETREAYEKVLPLPEMDEAAAVLKTGRALLIISPDGKTPPGIVANFFNDLVNKNNVLVLTGDKSSIASIDKAARHVYAVTKADKEIPDSHPQRKELDEKKAQYEQDFQTTVLSVFDKLIFPGNNRGEDVLRPKVLDSTYPSNEPYNGERQVVKTLTSDPIKLYTQISENFDALRARAESLLFGSQDEARKTDLLDRMKQKTQMPWLPSRGFDQLAIEACQRGVWEDLGNGYITKKPKPKMTEVIISEDTSPDDSGTVRLKVDVVNAGNSPRIHFAEDSEVSESSPVLSDNSLATKALRVQFLAVDPTGKNLTGAPTTWKNRLTLRNRFNEASRTVELFVAPRGLIKYTLDGSEARNGTEYSGPIQLGNEETTVYVFAECESLEEKRTFTFYKSGSKEVPIMKEAPAIWSSPSPKRLDSSSKTYEGLKMAKEKSIEFEQVTLMVGSAPKVIHLSLGEMKISAGFIEKELAHLQTLLSPDAPVIMTFKKAYTPTGYDLEQFAKQLGIEIGNGEVEQK, from the coding sequence ATGAGAACAATCAAATCAGCATGCCAATTACAACCCAAGGCCCTTGAAATAAATGTTGGTGATCAGATCGAGCAACTGGATCAGATCATTCATGACACAAATGGGCAGGATTATTTCAAGAAAACATTCATAACAGACGGAATGAAAATTCTTCTATCCAAAGGTATGGCACGTCTTGCTGGAAAGTCAAACGATACTGTGTTCCATCTTAAACAAGCCATGGGTGGTGGTAAGACACACTTGATGGTTGGATTTGGACTACTTGCAAAGGATTCGGCGCTTCGGGAGACAAAAATAGGCTCGATTCCATATCAGTCCGATTTTGATGCGGCAAAGATCGCCGCTTTTAATGGACGTAACAATCCTCATACATATTTCTGGGGAGAAATTGCCCGTCAGTTAGGTAAAGAGGGTCTTTTCAGGGAATATTGGGAATCCGGTGCAAAGGCTCCTGATGAGCAGTCATGGATAAAACTGTTCGAAGGTGAAGAGCCTATTCTTATACTTTTGGATGAAATGCCGCCATATTTCCATTATTACAGCACTCAAGTATTGGGGCATGGAACGATCGCAGACGTGATTACCAGAGCATTTTCTAACATGCTGACAGCAGCTCAGAAAAAGAAAAATGTTTGTATTGTCGTATCTGACCTGGAGGCCGCCTATGATACTGGCGGAAAGTTGATCCAACGTGCTCTTGATGATGCTACACAGGAGTTGGGACGTGCGGAGGTTTCGATTACTCCGGTTAACTTAGAATCTAATGAAATCTATCAAATTCTTCGCAAACGGCTCTTTCTCTCGTTGCCGGAAGAAAGCGAGATAGCAGAGATTGCCTCCGTTTATGCGTCAAGGTTGGCAGAAGCAGCAAAGGCCAAAACAGTTGAAAGAAGTGCTGAAGCATTAGCCAACGATATTGAGTCAACCTACCCATTTCATCCAAGCTTCAAGAGTATTGTTGCCCTGTTTAAGGAAAATGAAAAGTTTAAACAAACGCGTGGTTTGATGGAGTTGGTTTCACGTCTTTTAAAATCGGTTTGGGAAAGCAGCTATGACGTGTATCTGATTGGTGCTCAGCATTTTGATCTTTCCATTCATGATGTCCGCGAGAAGCTTGCTGATATCTCAGAAATGCGTGATGTGATTGCAAGAGACCTCTGGGATTCCACAGACAGCGCTCATGCGCAAATCATCGACATTAACAGCGGTAATCATTATGCAAAACAGGTTGGAACTTTGTTGCTAACAGCAAGTCTTTCAACCGCTGTCAATTCTGTAAAGGGTCTTACTCAAAGTGAGATGCTTGAATGCTTAATTGATCCCAATCATCAAGGAAGTGGGTTCCTAACCGTATTCAATGAGCTTCAAAAGTCAGCATGGTATTTACACCAGACCCAGGAAGGCCGTAACTATTTCAGTCACCAGGAGAACTTAACAAAAAAGCTGCAAGGCTATGCAGATAAAGCTCCGCAGAACAAGGTGGATGAATTGATCCGCCATCGTCTTGAAGAAATGTATAAGCCAGAAACTAGAGAAGCTTATGAAAAAGTATTGCCTTTGCCTGAAATGGACGAAGCAGCTGCTGTTCTAAAGACAGGACGGGCACTCTTGATTATTAGTCCTGATGGAAAGACCCCTCCAGGTATTGTTGCAAACTTTTTCAACGATTTGGTTAACAAAAATAACGTGTTAGTTTTGACTGGGGATAAGTCATCTATTGCCAGTATTGATAAGGCAGCTCGCCATGTCTATGCAGTAACAAAAGCGGATAAGGAAATTCCTGATTCACATCCGCAGCGAAAAGAACTAGATGAGAAGAAAGCTCAATATGAACAGGATTTCCAAACCACTGTTCTTTCTGTGTTCGATAAACTTATCTTCCCAGGAAATAATCGGGGGGAAGACGTACTTCGACCTAAAGTTCTTGATAGTACGTATCCATCCAACGAACCCTACAATGGGGAACGGCAGGTTGTAAAAACGCTGACTTCCGACCCCATTAAGTTATATACCCAGATCAGCGAAAACTTTGATGCCCTTCGTGCCAGAGCCGAGTCTTTGCTTTTCGGTTCTCAGGATGAGGCACGTAAGACTGACTTACTCGACAGAATGAAGCAGAAGACTCAAATGCCGTGGCTTCCAAGTCGTGGGTTTGACCAGTTAGCTATTGAAGCTTGCCAGCGCGGTGTATGGGAAGACCTAGGCAATGGCTATATTACGAAAAAGCCGAAACCCAAAATGACAGAGGTCATTATTAGTGAAGATACTTCACCGGATGACTCCGGTACGGTGCGTTTGAAGGTCGATGTGGTGAATGCAGGCAATAGTCCTCGAATCCATTTTGCTGAGGATAGCGAAGTTTCCGAAAGTAGTCCCGTACTAAGTGACAACTCACTCGCAACCAAAGCACTGCGCGTACAGTTTCTAGCCGTCGACCCCACTGGGAAGAACCTAACTGGTGCTCCTACAACATGGAAGAATCGCTTGACACTGCGCAATCGGTTTAATGAAGCTTCTCGAACAGTAGAGCTGTTTGTTGCACCAAGAGGTTTAATTAAGTACACCCTAGATGGGTCAGAAGCTCGAAACGGAACGGAATATTCAGGGCCCATCCAATTGGGAAATGAAGAAACGACAGTTTATGTCTTTGCAGAGTGTGAAAGCCTTGAGGAAAAGCGTACCTTTACCTTTTACAAATCCGGCTCCAAGGAAGTTCCCATTATGAAAGAGGCTCCTGCGATTTGGTCTAGCCCATCACCAAAACGCTTGGATAGTTCCTCAAAAACATATGAGGGATTGAAGATGGCCAAGGAGAAAAGCATTGAATTTGAACAGGTGACACTAATGGTGGGTTCTGCACCTAAGGTCATCCATTTATCCCTTGGTGAAATGAAGATCAGTGCAGGGTTTATTGAAAAGGAGCTGGCACATCTTCAAACCCTCCTTAGCCCTGACGCACCTGTTATTATGACATTTAAAAAAGCCTACACGCCAACTGGTTACGATTTAGAGCAATTTGCCAAGCAGCTAGGTATTGAGATAGGCAACGGAGAGGTAGAACAAAAATGA